The Geotoga petraea genome has a segment encoding these proteins:
- a CDS encoding SHOCT domain-containing protein, translating to MMHGYFWNGMWSGGGIFMGIFWILIIVIVLYFVFRNNNNNLTNNGQNYQKRNSVDEALRILNEKYVNGEISEEEYKNKKNNILN from the coding sequence ATGATGCATGGATATTTTTGGAATGGAATGTGGTCAGGAGGTGGAATTTTTATGGGAATCTTTTGGATTCTAATAATAGTTATAGTACTATACTTTGTTTTTAGGAATAATAATAATAACCTTACAAACAATGGGCAAAATTATCAAAAGAGAAATTCCGTTGACGAAGCATTAAGAATTTTAAACGAAAAATATGTTAACGGAGAAATTAGCGAAGAAGAATACAAAAATAAAAAAAACAATATTTTAAATTAG
- a CDS encoding sensor histidine kinase, with translation MKISLRKILLLSILAIVLISIVINSFIFGGFVNNYFKSYVIEEYNNKIEMIKNITTDYLENNEITKNQVILQLENFIEDPISEIAIYDEEGNYILGTGNVMLNMHNQMMNMRNTNTNLKTDIYDLEENESLYGYLEIKRNMNIENTENINYFYDSLISGSLISISLVSVLTIIISIFFSKIISFDFKKTVELANKIDHDEDINFKESKILEIREIQNTLKNISTKLKLKKSLKKEELDKLTHEIKTPIMILKSNLEGKKDDIIDFDEDRLNSLLEETEKLSHITENIKEIYDYENGNETVLFSEFDLNEEIRKIYSGMKYQFEKNGMKLEYIDKKHLNIKSDKSLINQSIYNILSNAYKYSSSKKVSIKIEETNSKVRIYIEDNGKGINEKYIQNIFDAYYRVPTEKTNGSGLGLFITKNNVEKLNGTIKVESKINEGTKFIIELPKNI, from the coding sequence ATGAAAATTAGCCTTAGAAAAATATTATTATTAAGCATTTTAGCAATAGTGCTAATTTCTATAGTAATTAATAGTTTCATCTTTGGTGGTTTTGTCAACAACTATTTCAAAAGTTATGTTATTGAAGAATACAATAACAAAATAGAAATGATAAAAAATATTACTACTGATTATTTAGAAAACAATGAAATAACAAAAAATCAGGTGATTTTACAATTAGAAAATTTTATAGAAGACCCAATTTCAGAAATAGCTATTTACGATGAAGAGGGAAATTATATACTTGGAACTGGAAATGTAATGTTAAATATGCACAACCAAATGATGAATATGAGAAATACAAACACGAATTTAAAAACTGATATATACGATTTAGAAGAGAATGAAAGTCTTTATGGATATTTAGAAATCAAAAGAAACATGAATATAGAAAACACTGAGAACATTAATTATTTTTACGATTCTTTGATATCTGGTTCTTTAATTTCAATTTCATTAGTTTCTGTTTTAACAATAATAATAAGTATATTTTTTAGTAAAATAATTAGCTTTGATTTCAAAAAAACTGTGGAACTTGCCAACAAAATAGACCATGATGAAGATATAAATTTTAAAGAATCGAAAATTTTGGAAATAAGAGAAATTCAAAATACTTTAAAGAACATTTCTACAAAATTAAAACTAAAAAAATCTCTCAAAAAAGAAGAATTAGACAAACTAACACACGAAATAAAAACTCCTATTATGATTCTTAAATCTAATTTAGAAGGTAAAAAGGATGATATTATTGATTTCGATGAAGATAGGTTAAACAGCCTTCTTGAAGAAACAGAAAAATTATCCCATATAACAGAAAATATAAAAGAAATTTATGATTATGAAAATGGAAATGAAACCGTACTTTTTTCCGAATTTGATTTGAATGAAGAAATTAGAAAAATATATAGTGGAATGAAATATCAGTTCGAGAAAAATGGTATGAAATTAGAGTACATCGATAAAAAACACTTGAATATAAAATCGGATAAATCGTTAATAAATCAATCTATCTACAATATATTATCCAATGCTTACAAATATTCAAGTTCAAAAAAAGTATCAATTAAAATTGAAGAAACAAATTCAAAAGTAAGAATATATATTGAAGATAATGGAAAAGGAATTAATGAAAAATATATACAAAATATATTTGATGCGTATTATAGAGTTCCAACAGAAAAAACAAACGGCTCAGGATTAGGCCTTTTTATCACTAAAAATAATGTTGAAAAACTAAATGGCACAATAAAAGTAGAATCGAAAATAAATGAAGGAACAAAATTTATTATAGAATTACCAAAAAATATATAA
- a CDS encoding response regulator transcription factor has product MSYKILLVEDDKKISEIIDKYLKKNDFETNVAFNGIDALEKFSNNDYHLIILDIMMPGISGFEVLSEIRTISDVPVVIVTAKKDEIDRLTGFNKGADDYIVKPFSPKELVKRVEAIIKRAYKPIKQKKLLIYDDLKLDLVSQKLYKGGENIEISSKEFKILRTFFENVDIPLSREKIIKNSFGIEYDGFDRNIDSYIKNIRKKIETNTRSPKYIKTKYGFGYIMGSDEN; this is encoded by the coding sequence ATGAGTTATAAAATTTTATTGGTTGAAGATGACAAAAAAATCTCTGAAATTATAGATAAATATTTAAAAAAGAATGATTTTGAAACTAACGTCGCTTTTAATGGGATTGATGCTCTTGAAAAATTTAGTAATAACGACTATCATCTGATTATTTTGGACATAATGATGCCCGGAATAAGTGGGTTTGAAGTTCTTTCTGAAATAAGAACTATTTCTGATGTTCCCGTTGTTATAGTAACAGCCAAAAAAGATGAAATAGATAGATTAACTGGATTCAATAAAGGTGCTGATGATTATATTGTTAAACCCTTTAGTCCAAAGGAATTAGTAAAAAGAGTAGAAGCTATTATAAAAAGAGCTTATAAACCTATCAAACAAAAAAAATTACTTATTTATGATGATTTGAAGTTGGATTTAGTTAGTCAAAAATTATATAAAGGCGGAGAAAATATAGAGATCTCTTCAAAAGAATTCAAAATTTTAAGGACCTTTTTTGAAAATGTGGACATACCTCTCTCCAGAGAAAAAATAATAAAGAATTCTTTTGGGATTGAATATGATGGATTTGACAGAAATATAGATTCTTATATCAAAAATATTAGAAAAAAAATTGAAACTAACACCAGAAGCCCAAAATATATAAAAACAAAATATGGGTTTGGTTATATAATGGGAAGTGATGAAAATTAG
- a CDS encoding FeoB-associated Cys-rich membrane protein, with amino-acid sequence MDIFISVLILGIAGYLVYRFLFKKKGKSCCSTNLEETE; translated from the coding sequence ATGGATATTTTTATAAGCGTTTTAATATTAGGAATAGCTGGATACTTAGTATATAGATTTTTGTTCAAGAAGAAAGGGAAATCTTGTTGTTCAACTAATTTAGAAGAAACAGAGTAA
- a CDS encoding calcium/sodium antiporter: MEYIFLALGFILLVKGSDFLVDGASNIARHFGISQLIVGLTIVAFGTSTPELIVNLISSSTSNTDLAISNVLGSNLFNTLIILGITSLIAPIGVQKSTVKKEIPMNFLVTLVLLVLVNDLILNQGNNLLSLSDGLILLLFFVIFFYYVFENAKDQNLENNKSKDQNNSLKIKDFIFVVLGIFMLYLGGDWIVSNAVKISESFGISQKIIGLTILATGTSLPELVTSITAVRKGNNDIAVGNVVGSNIFNILLVLSASTTITPIPFNPGDNITILVLLISTVLLWLFLRKDHKLTKGEGLILLLIYISYMSYEFIT; this comes from the coding sequence ATGGAATATATTTTTTTAGCATTAGGATTCATTTTATTGGTAAAAGGATCTGATTTTCTTGTTGACGGAGCATCCAATATTGCACGTCATTTTGGAATATCTCAATTGATAGTTGGCCTTACCATAGTTGCCTTTGGAACATCTACCCCTGAACTAATAGTAAATTTGATTTCTAGTTCTACGAGTAATACTGATTTAGCTATATCCAATGTACTGGGGAGCAACCTATTCAACACTTTGATAATTCTGGGGATTACTTCATTAATTGCTCCTATTGGAGTTCAAAAATCAACAGTAAAAAAAGAAATTCCAATGAATTTTTTGGTTACTTTAGTTTTATTGGTCCTTGTAAACGACTTGATCTTGAATCAAGGAAATAACTTATTGTCTTTGAGCGATGGGCTAATTCTTTTATTGTTTTTTGTAATTTTCTTTTACTACGTTTTTGAAAATGCAAAAGATCAAAATTTAGAAAACAATAAAAGCAAAGATCAAAATAACAGTTTAAAAATAAAAGATTTTATATTTGTGGTGCTTGGTATTTTTATGCTTTATTTGGGTGGAGATTGGATTGTTAGCAACGCAGTAAAAATTTCTGAAAGCTTTGGAATCTCCCAAAAAATAATAGGTTTAACTATTTTGGCAACTGGAACATCTTTACCAGAACTCGTCACTTCTATAACTGCAGTGAGAAAAGGAAATAACGATATTGCCGTTGGAAATGTAGTGGGATCCAATATTTTTAATATTTTATTAGTTCTTTCTGCTTCAACTACGATTACCCCTATACCTTTTAATCCTGGAGACAACATAACAATTTTGGTTCTTTTAATATCCACAGTTTTACTTTGGTTATTCTTAAGAAAAGACCACAAACTGACAAAAGGTGAAGGTTTGATATTATTGTTAATCTACATATCTTACATGAGCTATGAATTCATAACATAA
- a CDS encoding M24 family metallopeptidase encodes MKDNDLEAMLLFNTEGSTPSIFYLTGFSGNDGALIITPNCAKILVDSRYTEEVKEILTDELTLVKTGTRTIYETIEEELNSLKIQNIGIEYSKIYHRDYDKIFKNKNWNIVNIDEQLESMRNIKTVEEIETMKKAIKISEDAFVEMLNYVKPGITEKYLAAVLEFEMKKRGAEKPGFDTIVGSGFRGALPHGIASEKKLEEGDMIVIDFGARYKGYNADLTRTIGVKSITDEVRNVYSTVLNANKEAIKAVKAGESGFDIDKIAREIIKEAGYGEYFGHGLGHGLGIEVHENISVSPRSKHTLKAGNVVTIEPGIYLDGKFGVRIEDDILVLKNGYENLNSLSKDLIIV; translated from the coding sequence ATGAAAGATAACGATTTAGAGGCTATGTTACTTTTCAACACAGAAGGCTCAACACCCAGTATTTTCTACTTAACAGGATTCTCTGGAAATGACGGAGCACTTATAATAACTCCAAACTGTGCAAAAATTTTGGTAGATTCAAGATATACTGAAGAAGTGAAAGAAATACTTACAGATGAATTAACACTGGTTAAAACTGGGACAAGAACTATTTATGAAACTATAGAAGAAGAACTAAATTCTTTAAAAATCCAAAATATTGGAATAGAATACTCAAAGATTTACCATAGAGATTATGATAAAATTTTTAAAAACAAAAATTGGAATATTGTAAATATCGATGAACAACTTGAAAGCATGAGAAATATTAAGACCGTTGAAGAGATAGAAACCATGAAAAAGGCCATAAAGATATCTGAAGATGCCTTTGTTGAAATGCTCAATTACGTAAAACCTGGTATAACTGAAAAATATCTCGCTGCTGTATTGGAATTTGAAATGAAAAAAAGAGGTGCTGAAAAACCAGGATTCGACACAATAGTTGGATCTGGTTTTAGAGGAGCTCTTCCTCATGGCATAGCATCAGAAAAGAAGCTGGAAGAAGGAGATATGATAGTAATAGATTTTGGGGCCAGGTACAAAGGTTATAATGCTGATTTAACTAGAACAATTGGAGTAAAATCGATAACAGACGAAGTAAGAAATGTTTATAGCACTGTGTTGAATGCCAACAAAGAAGCAATAAAAGCTGTGAAAGCAGGAGAAAGCGGTTTTGATATAGATAAAATAGCAAGAGAAATTATAAAAGAAGCTGGTTATGGAGAATATTTTGGTCATGGTCTTGGACACGGTTTGGGAATAGAAGTTCACGAAAACATAAGTGTTTCACCGAGATCAAAACACACTTTAAAAGCCGGAAATGTAGTTACTATAGAACCAGGTATATATTTGGACGGCAAATTTGGAGTTAGAATTGAAGACGACATATTAGTACTTAAAAATGGCTATGAAAATCTCAATAGCTTGAGTAAGGATCTAATTATAGTGTAA
- a CDS encoding DUF2179 domain-containing protein, producing MEFFDSEMFKWVIMPLIIFGARILDVSLGTTRIILVSKGRKGQAAILGFFEVIIWLLVAAQVINKVDNVVYIIAYAAGFSAGSYIGIMIEDKLAIGQMALRLIIKKDPTDFISALRENGFGVTLVPAEGKDGTAYIVYSIISRKKIRLYEELANKYVPKAFISYEDVKNVREGYFHKEERRVMIRSVFPIRKAK from the coding sequence ATGGAGTTTTTTGATTCTGAGATGTTTAAATGGGTGATTATGCCATTAATAATCTTTGGAGCAAGGATTTTAGACGTTTCGCTTGGGACAACAAGAATAATTCTTGTTTCTAAAGGTAGAAAAGGTCAAGCGGCAATATTGGGTTTTTTTGAAGTTATCATATGGCTTTTGGTTGCAGCACAGGTAATAAATAAAGTAGATAACGTTGTTTATATAATAGCCTATGCAGCAGGATTTTCCGCTGGTAGTTATATAGGGATAATGATAGAAGATAAGTTGGCTATAGGACAAATGGCCTTGAGGCTTATTATAAAAAAAGATCCAACTGATTTTATTAGTGCTTTGAGAGAAAATGGGTTTGGAGTAACTTTAGTTCCAGCTGAAGGTAAAGACGGAACTGCTTATATTGTTTACAGTATAATATCCAGAAAGAAGATAAGACTATATGAAGAATTAGCAAACAAATATGTACCAAAAGCTTTTATATCCTATGAAGATGTTAAAAACGTTAGAGAAGGTTATTTTCACAAAGAAGAGAGAAGAGTTATGATAAGATCAGTATTTCCGATAAGAAAGGCTAAATAA
- a CDS encoding copper-translocating P-type ATPase: MDHEKMIRDFKIRFFISTIITIPVVILAPFFQDLFGYSISFNFDYLVIFSLSAFIYFYGGWPFLKGSFYELSDKKPGMMTLIAVAITVAFVYSSAVSFGLPGKTFYWELVTLIDIMLVGHWIEMRSVQGASKALEKLMKLIPSDAHLITEEGTKEVKTTELKKDDKILVKPGEKIPSDGIIYEGETNINESMITGESKPVYKSKDDEVIGGSINTDGSLKVKISKTGEDTYLSQVIEMVKKSQNSKSKAQNFADKAAFWLTIIALTTGFITLITWLLIGKDFVFSLERMVTVMIITCPHALGLAVPLVIANSTSLAAKNGVIIRKRTQYEEARKINAIVFDKTGTLTEGVFEVSKIIPFENFSNEEIIKISSSIESESEHPIAQAVVNFAKENNIDSYKIKNFKAIPGKGTKAKIDNTDYKLVSQKYVDDNNMKYDDNKLKDIFEKGMTSIFVIKDENVIGVIGLEDKIRETSKETILSLKNKGIKTYMLTGDNEKVAKNVADQLDLDGYFSEVLPDQKSEKIKELKKDYKVAMVGDGINDAPALTEADLGIAIGAGTDVAMESADLILSKSDPKSILKIFDLSNLTHKKMVQNLFWATGYNAIAIPLAAGVLYGVGVILSPAVGAALMSLSTVIVAINAKMMKLN, encoded by the coding sequence ATGGATCACGAAAAGATGATTAGAGATTTTAAGATACGATTTTTCATTTCAACAATAATCACAATTCCAGTTGTGATATTAGCTCCATTTTTTCAAGACCTATTTGGTTACTCAATTAGCTTCAATTTTGATTATTTAGTTATATTTTCATTATCTGCTTTTATTTACTTTTATGGAGGATGGCCTTTTCTAAAAGGTTCTTTCTACGAATTGTCAGATAAAAAACCAGGTATGATGACTTTGATTGCAGTGGCTATTACGGTAGCATTTGTATATAGTTCAGCTGTGTCATTTGGACTCCCTGGAAAAACATTTTATTGGGAATTGGTAACACTAATAGATATAATGCTTGTAGGTCATTGGATAGAGATGAGATCAGTGCAAGGAGCTTCAAAAGCTCTCGAAAAACTGATGAAACTCATTCCATCTGATGCCCACTTAATTACGGAAGAAGGAACTAAAGAAGTAAAAACTACAGAATTAAAAAAAGATGATAAAATACTCGTTAAACCAGGAGAAAAAATACCTTCAGATGGAATTATCTATGAAGGAGAAACGAATATAAACGAATCTATGATTACTGGTGAATCAAAACCTGTTTATAAAAGCAAAGATGATGAGGTTATTGGTGGTTCAATAAATACTGATGGTTCATTAAAAGTAAAAATTTCTAAAACAGGGGAAGATACCTACCTCTCTCAAGTTATTGAGATGGTTAAAAAATCTCAAAACTCTAAATCAAAAGCCCAAAATTTTGCAGATAAAGCCGCCTTTTGGCTTACAATAATAGCTTTAACGACAGGTTTCATAACTTTAATTACCTGGCTTTTAATTGGAAAAGATTTTGTATTTTCTCTTGAGAGAATGGTTACCGTCATGATCATTACATGTCCGCATGCTCTTGGATTAGCAGTTCCTTTAGTAATAGCAAACTCAACGTCTCTTGCAGCAAAAAACGGTGTAATAATAAGGAAAAGAACACAATATGAAGAAGCAAGAAAAATCAATGCAATAGTTTTTGATAAAACAGGGACATTGACAGAAGGTGTTTTTGAAGTTAGCAAAATAATTCCTTTTGAAAATTTTTCTAATGAAGAAATAATTAAAATATCATCATCTATTGAAAGTGAATCTGAACATCCTATAGCACAAGCAGTGGTTAATTTCGCAAAAGAAAATAATATAGACTCTTATAAAATAAAAAATTTTAAAGCCATTCCTGGTAAAGGAACAAAAGCAAAAATAGATAACACAGATTACAAATTAGTAAGTCAAAAATATGTAGACGATAATAACATGAAATATGACGATAATAAATTAAAAGATATTTTTGAAAAAGGGATGACTTCTATATTCGTAATAAAAGATGAAAATGTAATAGGAGTTATAGGCCTTGAAGATAAAATAAGAGAAACCTCTAAAGAAACTATACTAAGTTTAAAAAACAAAGGTATTAAAACATACATGTTAACAGGAGATAATGAAAAAGTCGCTAAAAATGTGGCTGATCAGTTAGATTTAGATGGATACTTTTCAGAAGTTTTACCGGATCAAAAATCAGAGAAGATCAAAGAGTTGAAAAAAGATTACAAAGTAGCTATGGTCGGAGATGGAATAAACGATGCTCCAGCATTAACAGAAGCTGATTTAGGAATAGCTATTGGTGCAGGAACCGACGTTGCAATGGAAAGTGCCGATTTGATTTTATCTAAAAGTGATCCAAAATCAATTTTAAAAATATTTGATTTATCAAATTTAACCCATAAAAAGATGGTTCAAAACCTCTTCTGGGCTACTGGATATAATGCAATAGCGATCCCATTGGCAGCGGGGGTATTATATGGAGTAGGAGTTATTTTGAGCCCAGCTGTTGGGGCTGCATTAATGAGTCTTAGTACAGTTATAGTGGCTATAAATGCAAAAATGATGAAATTGAATTAA
- the plsY gene encoding glycerol-3-phosphate 1-O-acyltransferase PlsY: protein MGVLSFFVSYFLGAIPFSYLLPKMLKDIDVRNLGSHNVGTSNAVYTSGMKVGLLCFLGDFSKGYLAYYLASNVFGLDGWMLIFSSLAAVIGHNWNIFLKFKGGKGMATAWGVIFASNYIAGLLFLLYATIITLSTKYISMGTIFGITLVWVTSFFPIFDFNSILIVSLILIIIPKHLENFKKIKNGTEYKINERM, encoded by the coding sequence ATGGGGGTTTTAAGTTTTTTTGTTTCTTATTTTCTTGGAGCTATTCCTTTTAGCTATTTATTGCCAAAAATGTTGAAAGATATTGATGTTAGAAACCTTGGTAGCCATAATGTAGGAACATCAAATGCAGTTTATACAAGTGGTATGAAAGTGGGATTATTGTGTTTTTTGGGGGACTTTTCTAAAGGTTATTTAGCTTATTATTTAGCTTCAAATGTTTTTGGATTAGATGGTTGGATGTTGATTTTTTCATCATTAGCTGCAGTTATAGGACATAACTGGAATATATTTTTAAAATTCAAAGGCGGGAAAGGTATGGCAACAGCTTGGGGAGTTATTTTTGCATCTAATTATATTGCCGGATTATTATTCTTATTATACGCAACAATCATAACTCTTTCAACAAAGTACATTTCTATGGGAACAATTTTTGGAATTACTTTAGTATGGGTAACTTCGTTTTTCCCAATTTTTGATTTCAACTCAATTCTTATAGTTTCTTTGATTTTGATAATTATTCCAAAACACCTTGAAAATTTCAAAAAAATAAAAAATGGTACTGAATATAAAATAAACGAAAGAATGTAA
- a CDS encoding HD domain-containing phosphohydrolase, with product MKKFVLIVALVLTTLKIFSIKIGVYDNPPYVKNENEGIIVELLDYIEENYNIDIEIVMGTQPGLIEKLKSGEIDAITPLGETEQRKKYGVFNNTYFFTEWGVAYTKENLNISTFQELEGKTIAVMDTDIYYEGEYGLKNITDNFGIEVYFIEYDSYREALNSVEEGVNDVAVVNRLYDVSGYNNLKRSNILFSPLVYKILFRKDLPEVQSIVNTFDKALTDLLTQNDSFYYEILDRYTVSQQTVLPDSFVRNLIIFLTILFLVILGLYLLIVYMRKTIKRKTKESNQLNKKLFQMIDLVSKIGSEEIEIDEFYSDLLNGTIEIIDEAENGSISLFDHDKWIYLTSYGHDKEKLMSMELKKDYRLPVNGTEVFTFEEVFDIDQKLMPEEVRKNFEKNTVPFKQMMVSRVKINENTSMDFSIEIPEDSDKEFSDESKIIFNSLVSLSKSFMSNKINFDTARNAYFNFAKKLSTVAEEFDDETGEHIHRVGELSAFIAEKLGMTQSYIKDIREFAPLHDIGKIFIPKEILKKPGKLSPNEWKIVKKHTSFSYKLLGEDEYFKMALNISLYHHEKYRGGGYPFNVEGDKIPLEAQIVSIVDVYDALRSKRAYKPSFTHEKALNIILNGDKRTKPEDFNPKVLEVFKNYSDEIKELYDKF from the coding sequence GTGAAAAAATTTGTGCTTATTGTAGCTTTAGTTTTAACTACTTTGAAGATTTTTTCTATAAAAATAGGAGTATATGATAACCCCCCCTATGTTAAAAATGAGAATGAAGGTATAATTGTAGAGCTGTTAGATTATATCGAAGAGAATTATAATATAGACATAGAAATAGTTATGGGGACTCAACCTGGATTAATAGAAAAACTAAAATCTGGAGAAATTGATGCCATTACTCCTTTGGGAGAAACCGAACAAAGAAAGAAATATGGGGTTTTTAATAACACATATTTTTTTACTGAGTGGGGAGTAGCTTATACAAAAGAGAATCTAAATATTTCAACTTTTCAAGAATTAGAGGGTAAAACAATTGCAGTTATGGATACAGATATCTATTATGAAGGTGAGTACGGATTAAAGAATATAACTGATAATTTCGGGATAGAAGTATATTTTATAGAATACGATAGTTATAGAGAGGCTTTAAACTCAGTAGAAGAGGGAGTTAATGATGTAGCAGTTGTTAACAGGCTCTACGATGTTAGTGGTTATAACAATCTAAAAAGATCCAACATACTTTTTTCTCCTTTGGTATATAAAATCCTCTTTAGAAAAGATTTACCAGAAGTTCAATCTATTGTTAATACGTTTGATAAGGCTTTAACCGATTTGCTAACACAGAACGATTCCTTTTACTATGAAATATTGGATAGATATACGGTATCTCAACAAACAGTACTACCAGACTCTTTTGTAAGGAATTTAATAATATTTTTAACAATACTGTTTTTAGTGATTTTAGGGCTATATCTTTTAATTGTATATATGAGAAAAACCATAAAGAGAAAAACAAAAGAATCTAATCAGCTAAATAAAAAGCTTTTTCAAATGATTGATTTAGTTTCGAAAATAGGTTCTGAAGAAATTGAAATTGATGAATTTTATTCAGACTTGCTTAATGGCACAATAGAAATAATTGATGAAGCAGAAAATGGCTCTATATCGTTGTTCGATCACGACAAATGGATTTATCTAACTTCATATGGGCACGACAAAGAAAAACTTATGAGCATGGAATTAAAAAAAGATTATAGGCTACCTGTAAATGGAACAGAAGTCTTTACTTTTGAAGAGGTTTTTGATATAGATCAAAAACTTATGCCAGAAGAAGTGAGAAAAAACTTTGAGAAAAATACAGTCCCCTTTAAACAAATGATGGTTTCAAGAGTAAAAATAAATGAAAATACATCGATGGATTTTTCTATAGAAATTCCAGAAGATTCGGATAAAGAGTTTAGTGATGAAAGCAAAATAATTTTCAATTCTTTGGTGTCATTATCTAAATCGTTCATGTCGAACAAAATCAATTTCGATACAGCAAGAAATGCTTATTTTAATTTTGCAAAAAAATTATCCACAGTTGCTGAAGAATTTGATGATGAAACAGGAGAACATATACATAGAGTGGGTGAACTGTCAGCTTTTATTGCTGAAAAGTTGGGTATGACACAGAGTTATATTAAAGATATAAGAGAATTTGCCCCATTACACGATATTGGGAAAATATTCATACCAAAAGAGATACTAAAAAAACCAGGGAAACTTTCTCCCAATGAGTGGAAAATAGTTAAAAAACACACATCTTTTTCTTACAAACTCTTGGGAGAAGACGAATATTTCAAAATGGCTTTGAACATATCTCTTTACCACCACGAAAAATATCGTGGGGGAGGGTATCCTTTTAATGTTGAAGGGGATAAAATACCTTTAGAAGCTCAAATAGTTAGTATTGTTGATGTTTATGATGCTTTGAGATCAAAAAGAGCGTATAAACCAAGTTTTACTCATGAGAAAGCATTGAACATAATATTAAATGGTGATAAAAGGACAAAACCAGAAGATTTCAACCCAAAAGTGTTAGAAGTGTTTAAAAATTATTCTGACGAAATAAAAGAGTTATATGATAAATTTTAA